The uncultured Bacteroides sp. genome has a segment encoding these proteins:
- a CDS encoding carbohydrate kinase, with amino-acid sequence MKTKDLEKQRIVCYGEVLWDIFPTKTKPGGAPMNVAYHLQKFGVDSQMISRVGTDDAGQKLLNLLNEWNIPTTYCQIDETHETGKVEAIAGENEEMTYVIHESAAWDYISSDEAYDELVASADAFVFGSLVNRNETSRDTLYRLLEKASYKVFDINLRAPFYSVETIEYLLEKCNLLKLNKAELDLIITWFWNQTGTEEESVRFLQKEFNIDEVIVTKGSEGATYYTLTNSYSFPAFRVTVKDTVGSGDSFLAAFLAKKVQNETPETGMIYATALGAFVASHEGACPSYNLAQLMDFQLQRQSIL; translated from the coding sequence ATGAAAACAAAAGACCTTGAAAAACAAAGAATTGTGTGTTATGGCGAAGTACTTTGGGATATTTTCCCTACTAAGACCAAGCCGGGCGGAGCACCTATGAACGTGGCTTACCATTTGCAGAAATTTGGTGTGGACAGCCAAATGATCAGCCGTGTAGGAACCGACGATGCTGGCCAAAAATTATTGAATCTGCTCAATGAATGGAATATTCCAACTACTTATTGCCAGATTGACGAAACTCATGAGACAGGGAAAGTAGAAGCTATTGCCGGGGAGAATGAAGAGATGACTTATGTTATCCATGAATCTGCTGCATGGGATTATATTAGCTCTGATGAGGCTTATGATGAATTGGTAGCCAGTGCTGATGCTTTTGTATTTGGCAGTCTGGTAAACCGTAACGAAACTTCACGTGATACTTTATATAGACTTCTGGAAAAGGCTTCATATAAGGTGTTTGACATAAACCTGCGTGCACCATTCTATTCCGTTGAAACAATCGAATATTTATTGGAAAAGTGTAATCTGCTGAAGCTAAATAAGGCTGAGTTAGACCTGATTATTACCTGGTTCTGGAATCAGACTGGTACAGAGGAAGAATCTGTTAGATTCCTTCAGAAAGAGTTCAATATTGATGAAGTGATAGTAACCAAAGGAAGCGAAGGAGCTACTTATTACACATTAACTAACTCTTATTCATTCCCTGCATTCCGTGTTACCGTAAAAGACACTGTTGGAAGCGGAGACTCTTTCCTTGCTGCTTTCCTTGCAAAGAAAGTTCAGAACGAAACTCCTGAAACGGGTATGATTTATGCCACAGCACTTGGTGCTTTTGTTGCCTCTCACGAAGGAGCTTGCCCTTCTTACAATCTGGCTCAGTTGATGGATTTCCAGCTACAGCGCCAATCTATTCTATAA
- the fucP gene encoding L-fucose:H+ symporter permease, whose translation MQLPSLKPAKTLTVAADLSMEKKNSYVLPLILIISMFFMWGMAGNLNDILIKQFKKSFELTDLQSGFVQSAFYMGYFLLAIPASIVMRKYNYITGIIIGLILYAAGAFLFFPAAENNSYAFFLFALFVIASGLAFLETAAGPYVLALGKPETATFRLNLAQSFNPIGCVTGVLVGQHFILTGVEYTKEQLAKMSPEALKAYYLTEAHSVQTPYLIIGAIILLFAIIIAFTKFPTIKDEETVNTSSTRNTLKLLLSKKSFKQSVIAQFFYVGAQVCIWSYLIRYIQSTIPGTPEKGAANFLTISLVVFTLGRFIGTGLLKKIKDNKLLSIYALVNVVLTAVGILFPGTIGLWALVGTSFFMSIMYPTIFSLGMKDLGEHTKLGASILVMAIIGGAVLTLAMGRLSDMAGIANSLLIPLLCFVFVAYYGIKGYKDKA comes from the coding sequence ATGCAACTACCTAGTTTAAAACCAGCGAAAACATTAACCGTAGCAGCCGATTTGTCAATGGAGAAAAAGAACAGTTACGTGTTACCACTTATTCTTATTATCAGTATGTTCTTTATGTGGGGCATGGCCGGTAACCTGAATGACATCTTAATTAAACAGTTCAAGAAATCATTTGAGCTGACCGATTTGCAATCAGGTTTTGTACAGTCAGCCTTTTACATGGGATATTTTCTTCTTGCCATTCCGGCATCAATCGTGATGCGCAAGTACAATTACATAACCGGTATCATCATTGGTCTGATATTGTATGCAGCCGGAGCATTCTTGTTTTTCCCTGCAGCAGAGAACAACTCGTATGCATTCTTCCTGTTTGCACTGTTTGTCATTGCTTCCGGACTTGCATTTCTGGAAACAGCAGCTGGTCCTTATGTTCTGGCATTAGGAAAGCCCGAAACGGCCACTTTCCGTCTGAATCTGGCACAATCATTTAATCCAATTGGATGCGTTACAGGCGTGTTGGTAGGTCAGCACTTTATCCTTACCGGAGTTGAGTATACCAAAGAACAGCTTGCTAAAATGTCGCCCGAAGCCTTGAAAGCTTACTATCTTACAGAGGCTCATTCCGTGCAGACTCCTTATCTAATCATCGGTGCTATAATTTTATTGTTTGCTATAATCATTGCATTCACTAAATTCCCTACTATCAAGGATGAGGAGACAGTTAACACTTCTTCTACAAGAAATACACTGAAACTTTTACTGAGCAAGAAATCTTTCAAGCAGTCAGTTATTGCACAGTTCTTTTATGTGGGAGCTCAGGTATGTATCTGGAGTTATCTGATCCGTTACATTCAGTCAACAATTCCGGGAACACCAGAGAAAGGTGCTGCTAACTTCCTAACTATTTCTCTTGTAGTCTTTACACTTGGTCGCTTTATAGGAACAGGATTGCTAAAGAAGATAAAAGACAATAAATTACTTTCGATCTATGCCCTTGTCAATGTGGTTCTCACAGCTGTTGGAATCCTTTTCCCTGGAACAATCGGTCTTTGGGCATTAGTGGGCACCAGTTTCTTCATGTCAATCATGTATCCTACTATCTTCTCATTGGGTATGAAGGATCTTGGCGAACACACCAAGTTGGGAGCATCCATACTTGTAATGGCAATTATCGGCGGAGCCGTACTTACCCTTGCAATGGGCCGTTTGTCTGATATGGCAGGAATTGCTAATTCATTGCTTATCCCACTTCTTTGCTTCGTGTTTGTAGCCTATTACGGCATCAAAGGATACAAGGATAAAGCTTAG
- a CDS encoding carbohydrate porin, which translates to MKKLLQLFIIIAMPLCAKAQVVITNTNFSMGTTGRIGVGASPTGEGNMWKPLNLSGQGSLAGRMEQSDYFDLLPALHFTPKLIGKDSTNVTFQARLGMYSANGQFIGNVSTRSADGLTFILPEAFVEARNIMGSRWSAWAGARFRRYDDIHICDYFYFDDHSAQGFGASYKTTELTMLMPASTDSAGVYPYNYKVTVAGATNPAIRQRMVWIGEHTFEMNNGNKLKLLGEYHYVSATSDNASIKYPSDNGWVAGAKFTTPLKTVMPGSFNDISVRYGTGIANGGDNGNTFTWATYGAPNDEGRYTGAYSLTMVEHFLINPSKKFSINGYGVFTQSKGGSSSTDKDTYFNGSQIYNRKRDIVAGFRTLYYATDWLHLIGEVHYAVRKDGDNPDAAMWKFSFAPTIAPVGQRSVWCRPHIRFVCSLARYNDYARDHNYSPFLQVNQKRWGTYIGVKAEWWIF; encoded by the coding sequence ATGAAAAAATTGCTTCAACTATTTATTATAATAGCAATGCCATTGTGCGCTAAAGCTCAGGTGGTAATTACAAATACAAATTTTTCAATGGGAACCACAGGACGAATCGGAGTTGGTGCATCACCAACGGGCGAAGGCAACATGTGGAAGCCGTTAAACCTTTCCGGTCAGGGTTCACTAGCCGGACGCATGGAGCAGTCAGATTACTTTGATCTGTTGCCTGCGCTGCATTTCACTCCGAAACTTATAGGGAAGGACAGTACAAACGTAACCTTTCAGGCCCGACTGGGGATGTATTCTGCCAATGGACAGTTTATTGGCAACGTAAGCACTCGCTCGGCAGATGGACTAACCTTTATTCTTCCCGAGGCTTTCGTTGAGGCCCGGAACATTATGGGTAGCCGTTGGTCTGCCTGGGCAGGCGCACGCTTCCGCCGCTACGACGATATACACATTTGCGACTATTTCTACTTTGACGATCACTCTGCCCAAGGATTTGGTGCGAGCTATAAAACAACAGAGCTAACTATGCTGATGCCGGCTTCCACAGACTCTGCAGGTGTTTACCCCTATAACTATAAAGTCACTGTTGCCGGAGCTACCAATCCTGCAATCAGACAACGTATGGTTTGGATTGGAGAGCATACCTTCGAGATGAATAACGGGAACAAGCTAAAGCTGCTGGGCGAATATCATTATGTGTCAGCCACATCTGATAATGCTTCCATAAAGTATCCTTCCGATAATGGTTGGGTGGCCGGAGCTAAATTTACCACCCCTTTAAAGACCGTGATGCCAGGCTCGTTCAACGATATCTCAGTGCGCTACGGAACAGGCATAGCCAATGGTGGCGACAATGGGAATACCTTTACATGGGCCACTTACGGTGCACCCAATGATGAAGGGCGTTATACCGGTGCATACTCTTTAACCATGGTAGAGCATTTTCTGATCAACCCCTCAAAGAAGTTCAGTATAAACGGATACGGAGTGTTTACCCAGAGTAAGGGAGGCTCATCCAGTACAGATAAAGATACCTATTTCAACGGATCGCAGATTTATAACCGGAAGAGAGATATTGTTGCAGGATTCAGAACTCTGTATTATGCAACAGATTGGCTTCACCTCATTGGAGAAGTACATTATGCAGTGCGTAAAGACGGTGATAACCCCGATGCAGCAATGTGGAAATTTTCCTTTGCACCCACTATTGCTCCGGTAGGACAACGCAGCGTATGGTGCCGACCTCACATTCGCTTTGTGTGTTCGCTGGCTCGTTACAATGACTATGCCCGCGATCATAACTACTCTCCGTTCCTGCAGGTTAACCAAAAACGTTGGGGAACATACATCGGCGTGAAAGCAGAATGGTGGATATTCTAA
- a CDS encoding sugar phosphate isomerase/epimerase family protein, which yields MKVKFGASILSWIPPKWTAEGGLYAIQKTAAAGFDLLEILLPPSMDIDTQKVKKQLKDHNLEAVCTFNLPASCHIPFYPKEATLMMKTMLNKTADLDLNFMGGVLHSGIGVFSGEPKTEKEEDTVCEVWADVADYAQKLGITIGIEPINRYESYVCTGAEETLRMIERTKAPNLALHLDTFHMNIEEDNFYNPVISAGERLKHIHMTESNRGMLGEGNVDWDSLFRGLSTIDFTGNLVLENFTSQVEGMASAVSLWRPSKYDADHLATGSLQFMKAKAAQFGLL from the coding sequence ATGAAAGTAAAATTCGGGGCCTCAATCCTCTCATGGATTCCCCCAAAATGGACAGCAGAAGGCGGCTTGTACGCCATACAGAAAACCGCTGCAGCAGGGTTCGATCTTTTAGAAATCCTTCTCCCTCCATCAATGGATATTGATACACAAAAAGTAAAGAAGCAGTTAAAGGATCACAATCTCGAAGCAGTGTGCACCTTTAATCTTCCGGCCAGTTGTCACATACCTTTTTATCCTAAAGAAGCTACTTTAATGATGAAAACGATGCTCAACAAAACAGCCGATCTTGATCTGAATTTTATGGGAGGAGTGCTGCATAGCGGGATAGGAGTGTTCAGTGGTGAGCCAAAGACCGAAAAAGAAGAAGATACCGTTTGCGAGGTGTGGGCCGATGTGGCCGACTATGCTCAGAAACTTGGCATCACTATCGGCATAGAACCTATCAACCGCTACGAAAGTTACGTGTGTACTGGTGCAGAAGAAACCTTGCGAATGATTGAGCGTACCAAAGCCCCTAATCTGGCTTTGCATCTTGATACATTTCACATGAATATAGAAGAAGATAACTTCTACAATCCGGTGATTTCCGCAGGCGAAAGGCTGAAGCATATCCACATGACAGAAAGCAACCGTGGTATGCTGGGCGAAGGAAATGTAGATTGGGACAGCCTGTTCCGCGGATTGTCAACCATAGACTTTACCGGAAATCTAGTTCTGGAAAACTTCACTTCGCAGGTAGAAGGCATGGCAAGTGCAGTTTCCTTGTGGAGACCTTCAAAATATGATGCAGACCATCTGGCAACAGGCAGTTTGCAGTTCATGAAAGCCAAAGCAGCTCAGTTCGGATTGTTGTAA
- a CDS encoding IS1182 family transposase, with translation MLPLQQAIPFSNYTDLYDLLIPQDNLLRQINDLIDFSFVHKELLDKYCLNNGRTAECPIRMFKYLLLKTIFDISDVDVVERSRYDLSFKYFLDLAPEETELISPSSLCKFRRLRLKDKDLLNLLIGTTVSIAIDKGIIKSKTIIVDSTHTGSRSNPYSPVEILRLRSKQLRKSLYDVEESIKEGLPLKNEDDDLEHELDYTKALFEVVSDNETLVNVPKVRERLNMLKETLSDIEDHYVSSTDEDARVGHKSQDKSFFGYKTHIAMSDERIITAATVTSGEKGDGPQLPELVEQSRNNGMEVETVIGDTAYSGKNNIQLAQDEQKGFELVAKLNPAISQGSRRAEQSFEFNKDAGMFVCPAGHMAIRRAKQGKKNQGKNQFIVYFFNTDKCRICGRRQGCYKEGAKTKTYSVRIKSDEHKHQIDFQETDEFRAKSRSRYKIEAKNAELKNVFGYDRALSYGLTCMQLQGAMAIFAANVKRILKLI, from the coding sequence ATGCTTCCATTGCAACAAGCCATACCGTTCAGTAATTACACAGATCTATACGATTTGCTTATTCCACAGGACAATCTATTGCGTCAAATAAACGACCTGATAGACTTCTCTTTCGTCCATAAGGAACTCCTGGACAAATACTGCCTGAATAACGGTCGTACGGCCGAGTGCCCGATCAGGATGTTCAAATATCTTTTGTTAAAGACAATCTTTGATATTTCGGACGTGGACGTTGTTGAACGCTCGCGATATGATCTTTCATTCAAATACTTTTTGGATCTGGCTCCCGAGGAAACCGAATTGATCTCTCCAAGTTCTTTGTGTAAGTTTCGCCGACTCCGTTTGAAGGACAAGGATTTGTTGAATCTGCTTATAGGAACGACAGTGTCTATTGCAATAGACAAGGGAATCATCAAGTCAAAGACCATTATTGTTGATTCCACACACACCGGTTCACGGAGCAACCCGTATTCGCCTGTCGAGATTTTGCGACTTCGTTCAAAGCAGTTGCGCAAGAGCCTTTATGATGTGGAGGAGTCAATAAAAGAAGGTTTGCCCCTGAAGAATGAAGATGACGATCTGGAGCATGAGCTTGATTATACCAAAGCGTTGTTTGAAGTCGTATCCGACAACGAGACATTGGTCAATGTTCCCAAAGTCAGAGAGCGTCTGAACATGCTCAAGGAAACGCTTTCAGATATCGAGGATCATTATGTCAGCTCCACAGATGAAGATGCACGGGTTGGACACAAAAGCCAGGACAAGTCGTTCTTTGGCTATAAGACACACATCGCCATGAGTGACGAACGTATAATCACTGCCGCCACAGTCACTTCCGGGGAGAAGGGTGACGGTCCCCAATTACCCGAACTTGTTGAACAGAGCCGAAACAACGGCATGGAAGTTGAAACAGTCATTGGAGACACCGCATATTCGGGAAAGAACAACATTCAGCTCGCTCAAGATGAGCAAAAAGGATTTGAACTGGTGGCAAAACTTAATCCTGCCATAAGCCAAGGCTCCCGACGGGCGGAGCAAAGTTTTGAATTCAATAAGGATGCGGGTATGTTCGTATGCCCTGCAGGGCATATGGCGATACGGCGTGCCAAGCAGGGTAAAAAGAATCAAGGAAAGAATCAGTTTATCGTATACTTCTTCAATACTGACAAATGTCGGATATGTGGCAGGCGGCAAGGATGTTACAAAGAGGGTGCAAAAACGAAAACCTACTCGGTCAGGATTAAATCTGACGAACATAAACACCAGATAGATTTTCAAGAAACGGATGAATTTAGGGCCAAATCTAGATCACGATACAAGATAGAAGCTAAAAATGCGGAACTTAAGAATGTCTTCGGGTATGATAGGGCATTGTCATACGGCCTGACATGCATGCAACTTCAAGGCGCCATGGCCATTTTTGCTGCAAATGTCAAGAGAATTCTCAAATTAATCTAA
- a CDS encoding TIR domain-containing protein, whose product MVKKKVFVSFDHDNDRQYRNLLEEWNANSEFEFCFNNLSPNEIKKEDIPKVKDALTRKISQADYTFVIIGKEANKESKHHAEIGYKNWQNFEVAQSKAYKNKLVGVKLDKKFESPDELVGCGAKCAMSFTEDIILKALKET is encoded by the coding sequence ATGGTAAAGAAGAAAGTTTTCGTTAGTTTCGATCATGACAATGACCGGCAGTACAGAAATCTTTTAGAAGAATGGAATGCAAATTCTGAGTTTGAATTTTGTTTTAATAACCTATCACCAAATGAAATAAAGAAAGAAGATATACCAAAAGTAAAAGATGCTTTAACCAGAAAAATTAGCCAAGCCGATTATACATTTGTAATAATTGGAAAGGAAGCTAATAAAGAGAGTAAGCATCATGCGGAAATTGGCTATAAGAACTGGCAGAACTTTGAAGTTGCTCAAAGTAAAGCCTATAAGAATAAATTAGTTGGAGTAAAACTTGATAAGAAATTTGAATCACCCGACGAATTAGTGGGCTGTGGAGCCAAATGCGCAATGAGCTTTACTGAGGATATTATATTGAAAGCATTAAAAGAAACGTAA
- a CDS encoding universal stress protein, whose protein sequence is MEKVLIAIDYDETAQKVAEEGYALAKAMNAQAILLHVLHERPNYYIDSPSVYEMHIGYIEDLKIAIQKFLDNTKKHLGDKHILTVLKEGDIAETILETARDLGVDIIVMGTHSRRWLENIIMGSDAKSVLKRTPIPLYIVPLKIQD, encoded by the coding sequence ATGGAAAAAGTATTGATAGCAATAGATTATGATGAAACAGCACAAAAAGTTGCTGAAGAGGGTTATGCATTGGCAAAAGCTATGAATGCTCAGGCAATATTATTGCACGTATTACATGAACGACCCAATTACTATATTGACAGTCCCTCTGTTTATGAAATGCACATTGGCTACATTGAAGATTTAAAAATTGCAATTCAAAAGTTTCTGGATAATACAAAGAAGCACCTTGGCGATAAACATATTCTCACAGTACTGAAAGAAGGCGATATTGCCGAGACAATCTTAGAAACTGCCAGAGATTTGGGCGTTGATATTATTGTGATGGGAACTCATAGCAGAAGATGGTTGGAAAATATTATTATGGGAAGTGATGCAAAATCGGTATTAAAGAGAACCCCCATCCCACTTTACATTGTTCCACTAAAGATACAGGACTGA
- a CDS encoding energy transducer TonB, which translates to MKKTTYLVLTFFIISTSIFASIKLFSNVPNRFIQVDDTIHQRSRIAKRGSVTEVFPQFPGGAHALRKYIKENLKYPEISARNKVQGTVEINCVVTKTGVIEKVIVMTSLDPYCDAEAVRLVKNMPRWIPGNINGVPSDMHRVIVVDFKKNTDQKVATNADFNSIVTCGGIENKYSETIFTVVEQMPQFHGGLVAMKQFIAKNIKYPELSKKYKISGNVYVRFVVSKDGKLCDAQILRSLDAYCDKEALRVIRSMPNWISGKTNGVNVSVYYIVPLTFALPL; encoded by the coding sequence ATGAAAAAGACAACCTATCTAGTGCTTACATTTTTTATAATTAGCACTTCAATCTTTGCAAGTATAAAATTATTTTCAAACGTTCCAAATAGATTTATTCAGGTTGATGATACTATCCATCAGCGAAGTAGAATAGCTAAAAGAGGTTCTGTAACAGAAGTCTTTCCGCAATTTCCGGGAGGAGCCCATGCATTACGAAAATACATAAAAGAAAATCTTAAGTATCCCGAGATATCGGCAAGAAACAAAGTGCAGGGGACAGTAGAAATAAATTGTGTTGTGACCAAAACAGGAGTAATAGAGAAGGTTATTGTGATGACTTCTCTTGATCCATACTGTGATGCAGAAGCTGTTCGTCTGGTAAAGAATATGCCAAGATGGATTCCCGGAAATATAAATGGAGTGCCCTCAGATATGCATCGTGTAATAGTTGTTGATTTCAAGAAAAACACAGATCAAAAAGTGGCCACAAATGCAGATTTCAATTCCATAGTTACATGTGGTGGAATAGAAAATAAATATTCAGAGACAATTTTTACAGTGGTGGAACAAATGCCACAATTCCACGGAGGACTAGTAGCCATGAAACAATTTATAGCTAAAAATATAAAATATCCTGAGCTATCAAAGAAATATAAAATTTCTGGCAATGTATATGTCCGATTTGTAGTTTCTAAAGATGGAAAACTTTGTGATGCTCAAATACTACGATCGCTAGATGCTTATTGTGATAAAGAAGCTCTTAGAGTGATTAGGAGTATGCCCAACTGGATTTCCGGTAAAACAAATGGGGTAAATGTTTCTGTTTATTATATTGTTCCGCTTACTTTTGCTTTGCCTTTATAA